The genomic stretch ACTCGGCCTCCGATCTCTTTGGGAAAGGTGTAAGACAAAATTCAGTTTTTTCCTCAATGGTGAGAGTACCGATACGTCGTTGAGTTGGAAGATAACATCTGAGTCTGGTATACCATCAGCACCTGCCACCCCATTTTCCCCACTCCCGTTATCCAGCTTCCGTCTCTTAAGATCCTGCTCAACGACGCCTCTTGATTTACCAAACGTGTATAGCTCCTCAAATATCGACAAAGAATCCGGTAGCACTGTGGTGATTTTCGTGATTTTGGCACTTAATGCCTCGGGCAACTCACCTAAAAATGACCCCATGATCGTGACAGTCCTTGTACAACTAATGAGACTTTTGCTTTCTCTATCAACCAAATTTAGATGCTTTGAAGCAAACTGCAATTATTCCAgttcttgtttcttgcAGCCTTCGATCAAAGATTTCGTGCGAAACTGTGCAGGTTATACCCAGTCTCTGGAATGCATATCCCCTCTAACTACAGTCTGTGGGAGTCCCCAGTACAGCAGTTACAGACTCAAAGTTCTCACCACCAGTTTATTTTTCGGTCTCGTTGTTTCCCCAAAGCCGCACGGCGCTAGCATACCAGGTTACAGAGTGGAATTAGGTAACCCCAGAACCTTGCCTCTCCAGAGACAGGACTTGATATAAAAGGGCTGGACGGGTGTTGCGTTGACCAAGGGACCCCACCCCCGTTCAGTACTTTACCAGCAGTTACAACTTGTTTGGAAAGTATTTGCAACAATGGTCAACTTTTTGGATTCGACCTTTATCAAGGAAAGTTCTTGGAAACCCGACCTGTTTAAGGGTAAAGTTGTCTTCGTGACCGGTGGCTCCGGGACAATATGCCGCGTTCAAGTGGAGGCTATGGTTCTACTGGGTTGCAAGGCGGCTATTGTGGGCAGGGACAATGACAAGCTGGAAAAATGTAGGGAAGAGATTTGCGAGCTTGTTCCCGACCGCGAGGATGTATGTTTGGCGATTTCAAATATCGATGTTAGAGAGTTTTCCCAATTGGAACATGCGGCAAAGGAAACGGTCGACAAATGGGGGAGAATTGACTATGTTATTGCCGGTGCAGCCGGGAATTTCATTTGTGATTTCGCTAATTTGAGCCCCAACGCCTTCAAATCTGTCGTGAGTATTGATCTACTAGGTTCCTTCAACACGGCTAAGGCAACTCTGCCTTACTTGCTCAAGACAAAGGGGGCCATCATCTTTGTGTC from Huiozyma naganishii CBS 8797 chromosome 6, complete genome encodes the following:
- the SPS19 gene encoding 2,4-dienoyl-CoA reductase (NADPH) (similar to Saccharomyces cerevisiae SPS19 (YNL202W); ancestral locus Anc_2.47), with the protein product MVNFLDSTFIKESSWKPDLFKGKVVFVTGGSGTICRVQVEAMVLLGCKAAIVGRDNDKLEKCREEICELVPDREDVCLAISNIDVREFSQLEHAAKETVDKWGRIDYVIAGAAGNFICDFANLSPNAFKSVVSIDLLGSFNTAKATLPYLLKTKGAIIFVSATFHYYGVPFQGPVGAAKAGIDALSNNLAVELGPFGVRSNCIAPGAIRDTEGFSRLSNPQYVKDLTEKIPLQRLGTKRDIAETTVFLFSPAASYVNGDIIVVDGGMWHTGTLFAEKMYPGQIVKNMEKYKDKAKL